The Verrucomicrobiia bacterium genome has a segment encoding these proteins:
- a CDS encoding heterodisulfide reductase-related iron-sulfur binding cluster, with protein sequence MCPTFIAPGDEALSTRGRANTLRAALAGKLGPRGPAVLSLAELEYTLGTCLACKACQTECPSNVNLALLKAEILQARHDRHGLPLSARLISHTDTLGRLGCLAPRLANALLHAAPVRRLLQRFLGFSAQRLLPPFAPQRFDAWLDRRAPWPAPAPRGRLLLWDDCFTRYHQPHIGQAAVQVLEAAGFEVLRLPQRVCCGRPAFSQGNLTEAARLGRHNLALLAAQPEPLPLLFLEPSCWAMFAEDYRELHLPHAGEIAARCHLFSAFVDDLLCREPAALPLQPQPRPVALHAHCHAKALLASAYLPRLAARVPQSAARLLDTGCCGMAGAFGYQHAHYTLSLQVARPLVDQLNALPPDAVVIAEGASCRQQMEHLTPRRPLHMAEWLAAALPPHLRRF encoded by the coding sequence ATGTGCCCCACCTTCATCGCCCCCGGCGACGAGGCCCTCTCCACTCGCGGCCGCGCCAACACCCTCCGCGCCGCCCTCGCCGGCAAGCTCGGCCCCCGCGGCCCCGCCGTCCTCTCCCTCGCCGAACTCGAATACACCCTCGGCACCTGCCTCGCCTGCAAGGCCTGCCAGACCGAGTGCCCCTCCAACGTCAATCTCGCCCTCCTCAAGGCCGAAATCCTCCAGGCCCGCCATGACCGCCACGGCCTGCCGCTGAGCGCCCGCCTCATCAGCCACACCGACACCCTCGGCCGCCTGGGCTGCCTCGCCCCGCGCCTGGCCAACGCCCTCCTCCACGCCGCCCCCGTCCGCCGCCTCCTCCAGCGCTTCCTCGGCTTCTCCGCCCAGCGCCTGCTGCCGCCTTTCGCCCCGCAACGCTTCGATGCCTGGCTGGACCGCCGCGCCCCCTGGCCCGCCCCCGCCCCCCGCGGACGCCTCCTCCTCTGGGACGATTGCTTCACCCGCTACCACCAACCCCACATCGGCCAGGCCGCCGTCCAGGTGTTGGAAGCCGCCGGCTTCGAAGTCCTCCGCCTGCCCCAGCGCGTCTGCTGCGGACGCCCCGCCTTCAGCCAGGGTAACCTCACCGAAGCCGCCCGCCTGGGCCGCCACAATCTCGCCCTCCTCGCCGCCCAACCAGAGCCGCTCCCCCTCCTGTTTCTGGAGCCTTCCTGCTGGGCCATGTTTGCCGAGGACTACCGCGAACTCCATCTGCCCCACGCCGGGGAAATCGCCGCCCGCTGCCACCTCTTCAGCGCCTTTGTGGACGACCTCCTCTGCCGCGAACCCGCCGCCCTCCCCCTCCAACCGCAACCCCGCCCCGTGGCCTTGCATGCCCACTGCCACGCCAAAGCCTTGCTGGCCTCTGCCTATCTGCCCCGCCTCGCCGCCCGCGTGCCCCAAAGCGCCGCCCGCTTGCTCGACACCGGCTGCTGCGGCATGGCTGGCGCTTTCGGCTACCAGCACGCCCACTACACCCTCTCCCTCCAGGTGGCCCGCCCCCTCGTGGACCAACTCAACGCCCTGCCCCCGGACGCCGTCGTCATTGCCGAAGGCGCCAGTTGCCGCCAGCAAATGGAACACCTCACCCCGCGCCGCCCCCTCCACATGGCCGAATGGCTCGCCGCCGCCCTCCCCCCTCACCTCCGCCGCTTTTAA